The genomic segment TCTCTGAAATTAAGAAAAAAGAGGCAAATTTTAATATAAAAGAGAGTGAATTTGGACAAAAATTTGGTGATTGGCTAATTTATATAAATGGAAAAGATGAAAAAGTTTATAAAGAAGTTACACTTTTTAAAAGTGAAAAAAATTCAGAAAGTTTTATAATAAGTGATCAAGCCATACTTGAAAATGAAAAAGGTAATTTGAGTTTTAAATTAATAAATGGAAAAGTTTTTGCAATTGATGATAAAGAGCTTAGTCAGATTGATTATAAAGAGATGTATATAAATGATTCAATTTCAAATGCTGATATTGTAAATTTTGATACATCTTATAATTTTTGGAAAAATGCTTTGAAAAATAATAGAGATATTGATGATTTTTCATTTTTCATTTTGTCATCTATCTTTCCGTTAATATCTCTATTTTTAGTTATAGTTTTTGGTTATTTTAATCCAAGATATGAAAAAAATAGAGCTGTTGCATACTCCGTATTGGCTGTTATTATATATTTTATATTAATTAAATATATTGGTGAGAGATTATTTTTGCACTCTTTATATATTATTCCAATTATTTGGGTATTTGCAAGTTATATTTTATATTCTAAAACTACAAAAAAAGAGTATTAAATTTGAATTTAAAGTTTGAAGTCTCTTATGATGGAAGCTCTTTTTTTGGCAGTCAAAAGCAACCAAATAAAAATACAGTTGAAGATGAACTTTTAAAAGCTTTTAAAAATATAAATATTGATACAAAAATAGTTTTAAGTGGAAGAACAGATAGAGATGTCCATGCTACAGGGCAAGTTTTTAACTGTCTTATCCCAGATTATTGGGAAGATTTTTCAAAACTAAAAGAGATTTTAAATAATAAACTCTCAAGAGCAGTTAAAATAAAAAAAATATCAAAAGTAAGTGATGATTTTCACTCAAGATTTAGTGCAAAAAAAAGAGTTTATAGATATATAATAACTTCAAAACCAACAACTCCTTTTAATGATAAATTTGTAACTTATGTAGAAAATATAGATGAAGAACTTTTAAAAAGTGTTATAAAAGAGTTTATTGGGGTTTATGATTTTAAATATTTTCATAAAACAGGTAGTAAAAAAGAGAATACAAAAAGAGAAATTTTTGATACAAAATTTTATAAGTATAAAGATATTTATGTTTTAAAATTTTGTGCAAACTCTTATTTAAGAAGTCAAATAAGACTTATGGTAGGATTTTTAATTGCAATTAATGATAAAAAGC from the Aliarcobacter cryaerophilus ATCC 43158 genome contains:
- a CDS encoding LptF/LptG family permease, whose protein sequence is MRLSNYLHSQLAISFFPIFLGLFFITSVVFLVKIASLTSVITMTSFELLKLYIYSIPQVVFYTLPISFFISLTICLSKLSSEYEMVVITSYGLNPLNIIKIFLPLTAILTIFLLVISLGLIPKTKYLTKTFSEIKKKEANFNIKESEFGQKFGDWLIYINGKDEKVYKEVTLFKSEKNSESFIISDQAILENEKGNLSFKLINGKVFAIDDKELSQIDYKEMYINDSISNADIVNFDTSYNFWKNALKNNRDIDDFSFFILSSIFPLISLFLVIVFGYFNPRYEKNRAVAYSVLAVIIYFILIKYIGERLFLHSLYIIPIIWVFASYILYSKTTKKEY
- the truA gene encoding tRNA pseudouridine(38-40) synthase TruA, with amino-acid sequence MNLKFEVSYDGSSFFGSQKQPNKNTVEDELLKAFKNINIDTKIVLSGRTDRDVHATGQVFNCLIPDYWEDFSKLKEILNNKLSRAVKIKKISKVSDDFHSRFSAKKRVYRYIITSKPTTPFNDKFVTYVENIDEELLKSVIKEFIGVYDFKYFHKTGSKKENTKREIFDTKFYKYKDIYVLKFCANSYLRSQIRLMVGFLIAINDKKLTIKDLKKQLNCEENIFKTPISPNGLYLSRIFYK